Below is a window of Mucilaginibacter ginkgonis DNA.
CAACAAACCAAACACCAGGTTGTGTAACCATGATGTATAGTTTGACAACAAGATCATTGTTGCGTTCGAAGCCATTTTAGGGAAGAACGAACCAATAGTGGTTGGGATAAACATCAGCGCCTGCGCGAAGATGATAGGCATTACACCGGCAGCATTTACCTTTAAAGGGATATATTGACGTACACCACCATATTGTTTGTTACCTACGATACGTTTTGCATATTGAACAGCGATCTTACGTGTGCCTTGTACCACAAGAATGGTAAACATCACTACAGCTATAAGGGCAACTATCTCTACAATGAACAGCAATAAACCACCGCTGTTACCACCGGTTACGCGGCCTTCAAACTCAGACACTAATGCAGTTGGTAGCTGGGCAATGATACCCACCATGATGATCAATGATATACCGTTACCGATACCTTTATCAGTGATCTTTTCGCCTAACCACATTACAAACAGCGTACCTGCGGTTAATACAAATACAGATGTAATGTTAAATAAGGTTGAGCCTAAAACAGGACTGATAGCGTTAGGAGTGATCTGCGTACGTACATAACCCAAAGCCTGAGCCGCTGTAATAGCGATTGTCAGGTAGCGGGTCCACTGGTTTAACTTGTTACGGCCACTCTCGCCCTCTTTCTGCAACTTGGTAAAGTAAGGTACCGCTATACCCAAAAGCTGCACTACGATAGATGCAGAGATGTAAGGCATAACACCTAACGCAAAAATAGACGCCCGTGAAAACGAACCGCCTGCAAACATGTTAAGCAAACCTAAAAGGCCTTCTTTGGCACGCTGGGTATTAAGTGAAGACGGGTCTACACCGGGCAACACTATAAAAGAACCTACCCGGTATATTAAAAGAAATAAGAGTGTGTTTGTGATACGCACTCTTAGATCTTCGATTTTCCAGATATTAGATAATGTGGTGAAAAATCTTTTCATTTAAAATTATAGCTTAACGATGGAACCACCGGCTGCTTCAATTGCCTTCTGCGCAGTTGCAGAAAAAGCATGTGCTGTAACATCAAGCTTAGCTTTTACTTCGCCACGGCCAAGGATCTTTACCAGGTCGTTTTTAGAAGCCAAACCATGCTCTCTGAAAGTGTCAAAATTAACAACGCTTAATGAGAATTTATCTGCCAGTTGCTGTAAAGCATCAAGGTTTACAGATACATACTCTACGCGGTTAGGGTTTTTAAAGCCCACTTTAGGTACGCGGCGTTGTAACGGCATCTGGCCACCTTCAAAACCAACTTTGGTTGAAGTACCAGAGCGTGAACCTGCACCTTTATGGCCACGTGTTGAAGTACCGCCTTTACCAGAACCGGTACCACGGCCAATACGTTTGCTATCTTTTACAGAACCTTTTGCAGGTTTAAGATTACTTAAATTCATGACTAAATTTTTTCTACTGCTACCAAATGATTAACTGCTCTAATCATACCAATGATGGCATCATTAGCTTCAACCTCAACGCTTTGGTTTATTTTGCGCAAACCTAAAGCGGCGATGGTCCTTTTCTGGCGCTCATTTCTATCAATGACGCTCTTGATCTGAGTTATTTTTATTTTCGCCATGACCGATTATCCGTTAAAAACTTTACCTAAATTGATACCACGGTGGTTGGCTACAGTATGTGCGTCGCGCAGTTGCGCAAGGGCAGATACAGTTGCTTTTACCACGTTGTGCGGGTTTGATGAACCTTTTGATTTTGCCAATACGTTGTGTACACCTGCAGACTCTAATACTGCACGCATTGCACCACCTGCAATAACACCGGTACCGGTAGAAGCAGGTTTAATGAATACGAAACCGCCTGAGAATTTACCGTATTGTTCGTGAGGTACTGTACCGTTAATTATAGGCACTTTTACGAGGTTCTTTTTTGCATCATCTACACCTTTGGCAATAGCTTCTGTTACTTCTTTAGCTTTACCAAGGCCGTAACCAACTACACCATTCTCATCGCCTACTACCACAATGGCAGAGAAGCTGAAAGTACGGCCGCCTTTGGTTACTTTGGCAACACGTTGTATGCTAACCAGGCGATCTTTTAATTCGATCTCGCTGGTTTTTACTCTTTTAACATTTATTGTTGACATCTCTTTGCTTCAATTAAAATTTTAAACCACCTTCACGTGCACCTTCTGCCAGTTGTTTAACACGGCCGTGGTACAGGTAACCATTTCTGTCAAACACAACAGATGTAATGCCTGCTGCAATGGCTTTTTGTGCTACCAGTTTACCAACTGCGGCGCTTTGCTCGCCTTTGGTGCCTGATGCTGAAAAATCTTTTGACAAAGATGATGCTGATACTAATGTTTTTCCGTTTACATCGTCAATAACCTGGGCATAAATGCCTTTGTTGCTACGGTATACTGATAAGCGCGGACGTTCTGTAGAACCAGAAAGACGTTTTCTGATCCCTTGTTTTATTCTGTCTCTTCTTGATAACTTAGCTGCCATGACGATTATTTTTTAGATGCTGATTTACCTGCTTTTCTTCTTAACTCTTCGCCAACAAACTTGATACCTTTACCTTTGTAAGGCTCTGGTGCACGCAGCGAGCGTATTTTTGCAGCTACCTGACCGATCAATTGTTTGTCAATTGATTCAAGGATGATAGTTGGGTTCTTACCCTTCTCAGCAGTGGTTGTAACTTTAATTTCTTTAGGCAACTCAAACACATAGTGGTGAGAGTATCCTAAAACAAGGTCTAATGTATTGCCTGTGTTAGTTGCACGGTAACCCACACCTACAAGCTCTTGTTCAAGTTTGTAACCATTGGTAACACCGTTAACCATGTTATTTAACAAAGCGCGGTATAAACCGTGCAATGCTTTGTGACGTTTCTGATCAGACGGGCGGGTTACTGTTAAGATACCCTCGTTCTGCTCTAACTTAATGTCTGCATCAATAGCCTGGTGCAGCTCGCCTTTAGGGCCTTTAACAGTTACCAGATTATCACCTGATACTGAAATAGTAACGCCTGAAGGTATTGTTATAGGTGCTTTTCCTACTCTTGACATTTTCTGTTCCTCCTAAAAGATTAATAGATGTAGCATAAAACCTCGCCACCTACGTTCTGAGCGCGTGCCTCTTTATCAGACATAACACCTTTAGAAGTAGACAGGATAGCGATGCCTAAACCATTTAATACGCGTGGCAGGTTCTCTGCGCCGGCATATTTTCTCAAACCTGGTTTACTGATACGCGACAATGTGCGGATAGCAGAAATTTTGGTTACCGGGTGGTATTTCAAAGCAACTTTGATAGTGCCTTGGGGACCATTATCCTCAAATTTAAAATTTGCAATGTAACCTTTGTCGAAAAGCACTTTAGTGATTTCCTTCTTCAGATTTGATGCAGGAATTTCAACAACCCTATGGTTGGCTTTAATAGCATTCCTTACTCGTGTAAGATAATCTGCGATTGGATCTGTATTCATTTTTATAAAATTTGGCGGTGGTTTCCTTCCCGGGCCTATCCCAGGCGACCTTCCGTCGTTAACTTGATTTCGAATATCGAATTTTCGACTTCGAATTTATTTTTTCTAAAGATCAAATTCCGAAATAAAAATTCCGAAATCCGATATAGCAATTACCAACTTGCTTTTTTCACTCCCGGGATCTTACCGGCAAGTGCCATTTCGCGGAATGTTACACGCGAAATACCAAATTGGCGCATATAACCTCTTGGGCGGCCTGTAAGCTTGCAACGGTTGTGCAATTTTACCGGCGATGCTGCTTTAGGCAGTTTGTCTAAGGCAACATAGTCACCTGCGGCTTTAAGAGCTGCTCTTTTTTCAGCAAACTTCTCTACTAATTTCTCACGTTTACGTTCACGTGCTTTTACACCTTCTTTAGCCATTGTTAACTGGAGTTTGATTTTTAAACGGTAAACCAAATTGTTTAAGCAACTCTAATGCTTCAACATCATTTTGTGCCGAGGTTACAAAGGTAATATCCATACCCATGATCTTATTGATCTTGTCGATATTGATCTCAGGGAAAATGATCTGCTCGGTAACACCTAAAGTGTAATTACCGCGGCCATCAAAACCTTTATCGTTAATACCTTTAAAGTCGCGGATACGTGGCAATGCAACAGCAATTAAACGGTCTAAAAACTCGTACATGTTGTTGTCACGCAAAGTTACACGCACGCCTACCGGCATGTTTTTACGCAATTTAAAGTTAGATATATCTTTCTTAGAACGTGACGCAACCGCCTGCTGACCGGTAATAGTGCTCATTTCGCCTATCGCAACGTCAATAAGTTTCTTATCGGTAGTAGCACCACCAACACCCTGGTTGATAGCTATCTTTTGCAGTTTAGGAACTTGCATTACGCTTTTGTACTGAAATTTCTCTTTCAGTGCAGTGCGTATCTCGTCCTGATATTTCGATTTTAATCGTGGTGTGTAGGTCATTACTTAATTTCCTCCCCTGATTTTTTTGAGAACCTAACCAATTTACCATCCTTGTTAGCTTTGCGGCCAACGCGGGTAGTCTCGCCTGTTTTAGCATCAATCAACGCAACGTTTGATACGTGCAAAGCAGCTTCCTGCTTTACAATACCACCGTTAGGGTTAGCTGCATTTGGCTTGGTGTGTTTAGATACCATGTTAACACCTTCAACAGTTACACGGCCTGTTTCGCGGTTAACCGCTGTTATCTTACCTTGCGAACCTTTAGAGTCGCCGGCAATAACCTTAACCAGGTCGCCGGTGCGAACCTTAAGTTTTGGTTGTTTATTCTTTTTATTTTCCATGTTACAATACCTCCGGTGCTAATGAAACGATCTTCATGAATTGCTTTTCACGCAGTTCCCTTGCAACCGGGCCAAATATACGTGTACCACGAGGCTCGTCCTGGTTGTTCAACAAAACAGCTGCATTGTCATCAAAACGGATGTAAGAACCATCCTTACGACGGATCTCTTTTTTAGTTCTAACAACTACTGCTTTTGATACTGTACCTTTTTTAACGTTACCAGATGGGATAGCACTTTTAACGGTAACCACCACCTTATCGCCAATAGAGGCATATCTTTTACCTGTACCACCTAACACGCGGATCACTAAAACTTCTTTAGCGCCACTGTTATCGGCCACGTTCATTCTTGATTCCTGTTGTACCATCTTATTTAGCCCTTTCTAAAATTTGAACTAATCTCCAGTTTTTGTTTTTGCTCAACGGGCGTGTCTCCATAATCACTACGGTATCACCTATACCACAGGTATTAGCTTCATCATGAGCCATAAATTTGGTAGTCTTTTTCAAGAACTTGCCGTAGATAGGGTGCTTTACCTTACGCTCTACAGCCACCACGATAGATTTCTCCATCTTGTTGCTTACTACCAGCCCGGTACGTGTTTTTCTTAAATTTCTTTCCATTTTCTTCTGTCGACTGATTGTTATTCTTTTTCAGAAGCTACCGTAGCGTTACGCTTTGTTAATTCTGTGTTTAAACGGGCAATATCCTTGCGCACTTTAGTAATGCGGGTTGGATTCTCAATAGCAGAAACCGCGTGAGCGAATTTCAGCTTAGTGAGGTTATTTTTCTCCTCGTTAATTCTTGCAGTCAACTGCTCAGTCGATAGCTCTAAAATTTCTGAGTTTTTCATTTCTTCTTTGTGTTGTTATAGTTCTACTGCTGAAAGCTATATGTTGCAAGCATGTTTTCTCTATAACCTACAACTAAAACTTCAACCCTTTTATTTATGCCTCTGCGTAATCCCTTCTTACTACAAAGCGGGTTTGCACCGGCAATTTTTGCGCTGCAAGGCGTAATGCCTCTTTTGCAACTTCCAAAGGCACACCTTCGGCCTCAAATATCATACGACCGGGGCGTACAACAGCAACCCAATACTCGGGTGCACCTTTACCTTTACCCATACGTACCTCTGCAGGTTTTTTAGTAACCGGCTTGTCAGGGAAAATCCTTATCCAAACCTGGCCTTCACGTTTCATAAAACGTGTAACCGCAATACGTGCAGCCTCGATCTGGCGGCTGGTGATCCAGGCCGCTTCGAGTGATTTTATACCGAAAGATCCGAATGAAAGCTCAGCACCACGGGTGGCGTTGCCTTTCATCCTGCCTTTTTGCATCTTTCTGAACTTCGTTCTTTTTGGCTGTAGCATTATCTTATACTTTATTCGTTAAAACGATGTCTTCTCGACTTGATTATCTGTTTCCACCCGGACGGTTACCACCGCCCTGACGGCCTGGGCCACCCGGACGATTGTTACCACCGCCGCGACGGTCGTTATTTCCACCTCTGCGGTCGCCGCCACGGTTATCACCTCTTTCGCCGCGTGCACCAAATGATGCCGCACCTTCCGGCCTGCCACCTTTGCCGCTTGGGCTGTTAGTTTGGCCAATGTTTGGAGAAAGATCGCGTTTACCGTAAACTTCGCCTTTACAGATCCATACCTTGATACCAATTTTACCGTAGGTAGTTAAAGCTTCGCCTAAAGCGTAGTCAATATCTGCACGGAAGGTATGCAACGGAATCCTGCCCTCTTTGTACTGTTCGGTACGTGCCATCTCTGCACCACCTAAACGGCCGCTGGTCATTACTTTGATACCTTCTGCACCCATACGCATGGTAGAAGCGATAGAAGTTTTCATTGCACGACGGAAAGAGATACGTGCTTCTAATTGCTTGGCAATGCCTTCTGCAACCAGCTGCGCGTCAAGCTCAGGGCGTTTGATCTCGAAGATGTTGATCTGAACGTCTTTCTTTGTCAGTTTCTTTAACTCTTCTTTGATCTTATCAACCTCCTGGCCGCCTTTACCGATAACGATACCCGGGCGGGCAGTGTGGATTGTAACAGTGATACGTTTTAACGTACGCTCTATAACTACTTTGGATACACCGCCTTTAGCGATACGTACCGAAAGGTATTTACGTATTTTTTCGTCTTCAACTAATTTATCGGAGTAGTTGTCACCGCCGTACCAGTTAGAATCCCATCCTCTGATGATGCCTAACCTGTTACCTATTGGATGTGCTTTTTGTCCCATTTTATGATTAGTTGATTTCTGATTTACTGTCTACGATAAGTGTTACGTGGTTAGAGCGTTTGCGTATGCGGTAACCGCGGCCTTGCGGGGCCGGGCGCAACCTTTTTAACTGGCGGCCGCCACCTACAGAAACTTCTTTTACAAACAGGCCGCTTTCTTCAACGCGTTTGCCTTCGTTCTTTGCTTCCCAGTTTTTAATGGCCGACAGCAATAACTTCTCTACACGTATAGCAGCTTCTTTGTTGGTAAACTTTAAAGTGTATAAAGCTTGCTCAACGTTCATACCGCGTATAAGGTCAACTACCAAACGCATTTTGCGCGGAGAGGTAGGGCAGTCATTCAACTTGGCAACTGCCTGGCCGCCTTGTTGGGCTTTTTGCTCAGTTTTAAGCTGTGCAATGCGCACAGATTTTTTTACTTTTTGTGTTGCTTCCATTGCTTATTTTTTCTTTTCTGCGTGACCACGGAATGTACGGGTTGGTGCAAACTCTCCCAGCTTGTGCCCTACCATGTTTTCTGTTACGTACACAGGTATAAATTTATTACCGTTGTGAACAGCGAATGTATGCCCAACGAAATCCGGAGAAATCATAGAACGTCTTGACCATGTTTTTACAACAGATTTTTTATTTGAATCATTCAGGGTAAGAACTTTTCTTTCCAGGTTATGATCAATATAAGGTCCTTTTTTAATTGAACGAGCCATTACTATTTCTTCCTTCTTTCAATGATATAACGATCCGATGTCTTTTTCTTGTAGCGGGTTTTGTAGCCTTTTGCTAATAAACCTTTGCGTGAGCGTGGATGACCACCTGATGAACGGCCCTCGCCACCACCCATAGGGTGATCTACCGGGTTCATTGCAACACCACGTACACGTGGGCGGCGACCTATCCAGCGTTTGCGGCCGGCTTTACCCAACACCTCATTTGCTTTCTCTGCATTTGAAACTGTACCAATAGTAGCTAAACAAGTAGCTAAGATCATACGGGTTTCGCCAGAAGGCAATTTGATGATGGCATATTTACCATCACGGGCCGATAGCTGGGCATAAGTACCTGCAGAACGTGCAATGGTACCACCCTGGCCCGGGTTAAGCTCGATGTTGTGGATAATAGAACCCAAAGGGATGCTCTTCAATGGTAAAGTGTTACCAACTTCTGGAGCTACCGCTTCGCCCGATAATACTACTTGGCCAACTTCTAAACCCGCAGGGGCTATCATGTAACGTTTTTCGCCATCTGCATATACTAGTAATGCGATGCGTGCAGACCTGTTAGGATCGTACTCAATAGTTGCAACGTTTGCCGGAATGTCAAATTTGTTGCGTTTAAAGTCGATCAATCGGTACGACTTTTTGTGTCCGCCACCGATGTAACGCATGGTCATTTTACCGGTGTTGTTACGACCGCCTGATTTCTTGTGTGATACAACCAGCGATTTTTCCGGAACGTTGGTTGTTACGTCAGAATAATCGGCACCTACTCTGAAGCGGGTACCGGGCGTAACCGGTTTAAATCTTTTAACTGCCATCTCTTTTTATATTGTGCTATAAAAATCTATTGTTTCTCCGTCTTTCAAAGAAATAACCGCTTTCTTGTAAGTAGCAGCGCGGCCGCTAACGGCACCTGCTTTAGTGTTGCGGGTCTTTAATTTGCCAACGTATTTCATGGTGTTTACCGCCGTAACATTAACACCATACATGTTCTCTATCGCAGATTTGATCTGGATCTTGTTTGCCCTGTGGCCTACTTTGAACACATAGCGGTTAAGTTTATCAGTTAACTGAGCAACTTTTTCTGTAAGTAAGGGTTTCTTTAAAATTTCCATATTACTTAGCAAACGCTTCCTCCAAAGTTTTAACAGAACCAGAGGTTAAGATCAGCTTACCTGCGTTTAACACATCATAAGTGTTTAACTGGTCTGCAGTGATCACCTTGCTCTTTTTAAGATTTCTGCTTGATAAATAAACATTGTTATTAGCCGCAGGCAGTACCAATAAAGTTTTCTCATTGGTCATGTTCAGGTCGGCCATCAGCTTCACATAGTTTTTAGTTTTAACCGCGTCAAACGCAAAGTCTTCCAAAACTACTATGCTGCTGTCTTGTGCTTTATATGTAAGGGCAGATTTACGTGCCAATGATTTAAGCTTTTTGTTCAGCTTAAAGCTATAGTCGCGTGGCTGCGGACCGAAAACACGGCCACCACCATTAAACAATGGCGATTTGATGCTACCGGCACGGGCGCCGCCTGTACCTTTTTGTTTGTGAAGCTTGCGGGTTGAACCTGCAATTTCATTACGTTGTTTTGCTTTGTGCGTACCCTGACGTTGGTTTGCCAGGAATTGCTTTACGTCAAGATATATTGCGTGATCGTTGGGCTCAATAGCAAATACAGATTCAGGCAGTTGCACCTTGGCTCCTGTTTCTTTACCTGAAACATTTAATACATTAACTTCCATCTTACTTATCAACGATTACGAACGATCCTTTAGCACCGGGGATAGAACCCTTAACAACTAACAAATTCTGTTCTGGATAAACTTTAACCACTTCGAGGTTTTGCACTTTAACACGTACATTACCGGTTTGACCAGCCATGCGCATACCTTTAAATACGCGTGATGGCCATGAAGATGCACCCAGTGAACCTGGTGCCCTTAAGCGGTTGTGCTGACCGTGTGTTTGCATACCTACACCACCAAAGCCATGACGTTTTACAACGCCTTGAAAGCCTTTACCTTTAGATGTACCTACAACGTCAACGAAATCGCCTGAGTTGAAGATGTCTACGGTAACGGTATCGCCCAAATTCTTGTCGTCTTCAAAAGTTTTGAACTCAACAAGTTTACGTTTTGGGGTAGTACCGGCTTTTTGGAAATGACCTTTAAGAGGTGCAGAAGTGTTTTTTTCTTTCTTCTCATCATACGCCAGCTGAACAGCTGCGTATCCGTCTGATTCTGCAGATTTAACTTGTGTTACCACACAAGGACCAGCTTCGATAACAGTACAAGGAATGTTCTTGCCTGCTTCATCGAATATACTGGTCATCCCTACCTTTTTACCAATAATTCCTGACATTTTATTTTTCTTTTGTTACGCTCATCGAAGCAGTAGGGCTTCGTTCAAAGCATTTTATCCCCCGAAAGGGACGGCAAAGATAGAAATTAATAATTAAGTCTCAAATAGTTAGGTAAATAATTTTTAAAGAATTTTAGACCTTGATTTTGTGGTGTTTGTGCTGAGAAATTTTTAATTTTTCGGATAGCAAAAGTGCGCGGTGCAAACCCGCTTTTTTTAAATAAAATCAACCTAAGTATTACTAATATGTTAATCTTGCAATCTCATCTATAAATATCATGTTTAAAAAATTGCTGCCTGTTATCCTCGCGATAATTGTTGTTCAAACCGTCTCTGCGCAAACGCTTTACATCCCGCGTGATATCACTAAAGCCTTTAATAAAGGCACACGCGATGTAAACGGAAAGCCCGGTAAAAACTACTGGCAAAACCGTGCCCGTTATAATATTCATATAACCGCTGCGCCGCCAAACCGCACCATTACCGGAACAGAAGAAATAGTGTATATCAACAATAGCCCGGATACCCTAAGAAGCTTAAACATGAAACTGATCGTCAATATCCATCGCCCGGGAGCGGTGAGATTGGCACCGGTAAGCAACCGGTATCTGACAGATGGTGTACAGATTGATACCTTTAAAGTTAATGACGCTATGATAAATTGGGATAATGCAGCACGCGGAGCAACAAATGACGCCGTGCGCTTGCCTAAATCGCTGATGCCGCACGATTCTGTGCGGTTGAACATAGCATGGCATTACCAGGTTTCCCTCCAAAGCGAGCGCGAAGGAATGATAGATTCTACCACATATTACCTGGCCTACTTCTACCCACGAGTTTCTGTTTATGATGATTACAATGGCTGGGACCGCTTGCCTTTTAATGACGCGCTTGAGTTCTATAACGACTTTAATGACTACAAGCTAAGTGTAACTATTCCGAAAAATTACATAGTGTGGAGCACCGGTACTTTACAAAATGCGTCACAGGTTCTACAGCCGGAATATCTAAAACGTTTGCAGGCTTCATTTAAAAGCGACTCGACCATTCACATCGCCACTGCGCAAGACCTGGCATCTAAAAAAGTAACTGCGCAAAAGGACATGAATACCTGGGTGTGGACGGCAGATAATATAACCGACGTTGCCCTTGGCATTAGTGACCATTATGTGTGGGATGCTGCAAGCGTTGTAGTGGATAAGAAAACCGGCAGACGCGCCAGCATGCAGGCCGCCTTTGCAGATGCCTCGCAAGATTTTCATCATTCAGTACAATATGGCCGTAACAGTTTAGGCTGGTTTTCTGAAAACTGGCCGGGCATGCCCTACCCTTTCCCAAAGATGACAGCGTTTCAGGGTTTTGCCGACATGGAATACCCTATGATGGTGAATGACAGCCACACCCCTGATGTAAGGTTTGCGCAGTTTGTACAGGACCACGAAATAGCGCACACTTACTTTCCATTCTACATGGGCATCAATGAAACCCGTTATGGCTATATGGACGAGGGCTGGGCAACAACTTTTGAGTTGCTGATCGGCGGGGCCGAGGTTGGTAAAGATGCTGCTGAAAGACTATACAAAGGCTTTAGGGTAAACCGCTACACCCATGACCCGTCGACTTTTGAAGATCTGCCGATCATTACCCCAACCAGTGAATTAATGGCAGGCGCAGGTAATAACGAGTATGGCAAACCGTCTTTAAGCTATCTGGCGTTGAAAGATATGCTGGGCGACGAGCTGTTTAAAAAAGCGCTGCATACTTATATGGATAATTGGCATGGCAAGCACCCAATTCCGTGGGACTATTTCAACTCAATGAGTGCGGGCTCCGGTAAAAACCTGAACTGGTTTTTCAAAAACTGGTTCTTTACCAACAATTACATCGATATAGCTATCGATAAAGTCACAACTTCTGCTACGGGCGGTGTGGTTGACATTAAAAACATTGGCGGCTTCGCGATACCTTTTGATGTGGTGGTTACTTATGCCGATGGCAGCAGTAAAACCTTCCATCAGACGCCGGCAGTATGGCAAAATAACCAAACAGGATTCTCAGTAAATCTTACTGGCACGCAAGCGATAAGTTCGGTAAAATTAGACAACGGCATTTTCATGGATGCTGATGAAAGCAATAACAGCTGGAAGAAATAAGTTTAGACGTAAAGAGATCTTATAACCCTTTTAAGCGTTGTAAGATCTCCTTATTAGAAATCGATTCAACTTCTGACTTGTCGTAAATCGATAGTAAATAAATTTCCTCTTTCACTATAACTACGTATGTAATGACCCTTGCCCCACCAGACTTTCCTTTGCCTTTAGAATTTATTGCTAACCTCACTTTATAGCAATTGTTGCCAATTGGCTGGCCAATATTAGGGTCTTCTTGGATTTCATTTATTAAATTCTGAAAGTCGGTCTTTAAAGAAATATACTTTTTTGCAAGACGTTTTAATTCTCTTTCAAATGGTGGAGTCGGGATTATTTTAAAGCTCATTCATTAACTGCTCTAATGACTTCGCATCCCCGTTACCAGCTTGATGCGATTTAATAAACTTAACTGATTCTTCAAGAGCGTTTAGGACTTCATTTTTTTTTGCTGCCTTATTTTCCAGATCTTTTGAGATGACTTTTCCACCTAATTTCTCAATGAGGTCAGATAATGTCGTTTCCACATTTTCAGGTATTTCGATTGTAAGTGTAGTCATATAAACAAAAATAGTGAATTAAATTTCAACCCTAATCCATCATCAATCTTTTGATCAACTCTGCGCTTTGCTTTTTGCCTTCCTCTAACCTGCCGGCAAAGAAAGTTTGCACATCGTTAAAATGCTTCTTATAA
It encodes the following:
- the rplD gene encoding 50S ribosomal protein L4, which encodes MEVNVLNVSGKETGAKVQLPESVFAIEPNDHAIYLDVKQFLANQRQGTHKAKQRNEIAGSTRKLHKQKGTGGARAGSIKSPLFNGGGRVFGPQPRDYSFKLNKKLKSLARKSALTYKAQDSSIVVLEDFAFDAVKTKNYVKLMADLNMTNEKTLLVLPAANNNVYLSSRNLKKSKVITADQLNTYDVLNAGKLILTSGSVKTLEEAFAK
- a CDS encoding M1 family metallopeptidase translates to MFKKLLPVILAIIVVQTVSAQTLYIPRDITKAFNKGTRDVNGKPGKNYWQNRARYNIHITAAPPNRTITGTEEIVYINNSPDTLRSLNMKLIVNIHRPGAVRLAPVSNRYLTDGVQIDTFKVNDAMINWDNAARGATNDAVRLPKSLMPHDSVRLNIAWHYQVSLQSEREGMIDSTTYYLAYFYPRVSVYDDYNGWDRLPFNDALEFYNDFNDYKLSVTIPKNYIVWSTGTLQNASQVLQPEYLKRLQASFKSDSTIHIATAQDLASKKVTAQKDMNTWVWTADNITDVALGISDHYVWDAASVVVDKKTGRRASMQAAFADASQDFHHSVQYGRNSLGWFSENWPGMPYPFPKMTAFQGFADMEYPMMVNDSHTPDVRFAQFVQDHEIAHTYFPFYMGINETRYGYMDEGWATTFELLIGGAEVGKDAAERLYKGFRVNRYTHDPSTFEDLPIITPTSELMAGAGNNEYGKPSLSYLALKDMLGDELFKKALHTYMDNWHGKHPIPWDYFNSMSAGSGKNLNWFFKNWFFTNNYIDIAIDKVTTSATGGVVDIKNIGGFAIPFDVVVTYADGSSKTFHQTPAVWQNNQTGFSVNLTGTQAISSVKLDNGIFMDADESNNSWKK
- the rpsC gene encoding 30S ribosomal protein S3, which gives rise to MGQKAHPIGNRLGIIRGWDSNWYGGDNYSDKLVEDEKIRKYLSVRIAKGGVSKVVIERTLKRITVTIHTARPGIVIGKGGQEVDKIKEELKKLTKKDVQINIFEIKRPELDAQLVAEGIAKQLEARISFRRAMKTSIASTMRMGAEGIKVMTSGRLGGAEMARTEQYKEGRIPLHTFRADIDYALGEALTTYGKIGIKVWICKGEVYGKRDLSPNIGQTNSPSGKGGRPEGAASFGARGERGDNRGGDRRGGNNDRRGGGNNRPGGPGRQGGGNRPGGNR
- a CDS encoding type II toxin-antitoxin system RelE/ParE family toxin, translating into MSFKIIPTPPFERELKRLAKKYISLKTDFQNLINEIQEDPNIGQPIGNNCYKVRLAINSKGKGKSGGARVITYVVIVKEEIYLLSIYDKSEVESISNKEILQRLKGL
- the rplV gene encoding 50S ribosomal protein L22, with the translated sequence MEATQKVKKSVRIAQLKTEQKAQQGGQAVAKLNDCPTSPRKMRLVVDLIRGMNVEQALYTLKFTNKEAAIRVEKLLLSAIKNWEAKNEGKRVEESGLFVKEVSVGGGRQLKRLRPAPQGRGYRIRKRSNHVTLIVDSKSEIN
- the rplC gene encoding 50S ribosomal protein L3, with the protein product MSGIIGKKVGMTSIFDEAGKNIPCTVIEAGPCVVTQVKSAESDGYAAVQLAYDEKKEKNTSAPLKGHFQKAGTTPKRKLVEFKTFEDDKNLGDTVTVDIFNSGDFVDVVGTSKGKGFQGVVKRHGFGGVGMQTHGQHNRLRAPGSLGASSWPSRVFKGMRMAGQTGNVRVKVQNLEVVKVYPEQNLLVVKGSIPGAKGSFVIVDK
- the rplB gene encoding 50S ribosomal protein L2, with translation MAVKRFKPVTPGTRFRVGADYSDVTTNVPEKSLVVSHKKSGGRNNTGKMTMRYIGGGHKKSYRLIDFKRNKFDIPANVATIEYDPNRSARIALLVYADGEKRYMIAPAGLEVGQVVLSGEAVAPEVGNTLPLKSIPLGSIIHNIELNPGQGGTIARSAGTYAQLSARDGKYAIIKLPSGETRMILATCLATIGTVSNAEKANEVLGKAGRKRWIGRRPRVRGVAMNPVDHPMGGGEGRSSGGHPRSRKGLLAKGYKTRYKKKTSDRYIIERRKK
- the rplW gene encoding 50S ribosomal protein L23 — encoded protein: MEILKKPLLTEKVAQLTDKLNRYVFKVGHRANKIQIKSAIENMYGVNVTAVNTMKYVGKLKTRNTKAGAVSGRAATYKKAVISLKDGETIDFYSTI
- the rpsS gene encoding 30S ribosomal protein S19 is translated as MARSIKKGPYIDHNLERKVLTLNDSNKKSVVKTWSRRSMISPDFVGHTFAVHNGNKFIPVYVTENMVGHKLGEFAPTRTFRGHAEKKK